TTTACAAAAGAGCAAACAATTCTCTCCATTTTAGGTACAAATGACGAACCAACAAGTTACGGAAGCGAAATCTTAGAAATCAACCTGCAAGGTGATACTTTAACACACATCAAAAAAGGACAAGCTGATTTAAAACAAGCTATTCACCATGAAATCATAAAAAAATCAGCCAATGAAATTGTCACCATAACTGTTGATCAAAAAATAATGGATTTAACTTCTATTGGAGGAAAAAAACAAGATACGATCAACGGAGACGGAATTCTAATTTTAGATAAAAAAGGAAAACAACTATGGAAATGGAGTGTTTTTGATGATTTAGATCCCTTAAAAGATAAAAATATATTAAAAACCAAGAAAGACTGGACACACGCTAACAGTTTAAATTACGACACAGATGGTAATTTCTTAATTTCTTTCTACAATAACGGTCAAATCTGGAAGGTAAATTCTAAAACAGGAAAAGTAATCTGGAAATTAGGAAAAGGCGGAACAATGAAAATGGCTCCCGACACCAATTTCTCTCAGGCGCATGCCGCACACATTGATCAGGAAGGTAGTTTATTATTTTTTGATAATGGTGTAGAGAAAAAACAATCATCTGTTTTTGCTTTAAAAATTGACGAGAAAGGCAATTCAGTTAAACTGGATTTTCAAATAAAATTACCAAAGGACATTTATAATGACAGAATGGGAAGTGCCTATATGATTGACAAAGATGCGTTCTTAGTTTGCTGTTCTAAAAGACATATAACGGTTTTAACAAATAAAAAAGGAGTTCTTTTATGGGCTCTGGAATCTGAAATTCCGCCATACAGAACAATCTTTATTCCCGAAGAAAAACTGAAGCCTTTTCTTCAAAATTAGAAAGCGATGCTCCTGCAAGGTTTTTAAAACCTTATAGATCTAATTATAATACGAATACCTACAAGGTTTTAAAAACCTTGCAGGAAGAACAAGATTAAAAATAGTAAACATGAAAAAAATAATTCTTATTGGCCTATTTTCAGCATTGCCAATTGTTGTTTTTAATTCCTGCACCAAATCAAATTCTCAAACTTTGGCAGCAAAAATTGTCGAACAGGAAGATGAAGGTTACATTACCGTTGATACCTCAAAAATTCCTGATGATCAATTTGGAGAATCAGTTCGTTACGGAAGAGAATTAATGATGAAAACAGCCTATTATATTGGCCCGGATGGTAAAAACGGGAAATATTTAGGTAATAAAATGAATTGTACCAACTGCCATCAGGATGCGGGCACAAAACCTCATGCCTTTAATTTATTATCTTCACATGATAATTATCCGCAATACAGAGGCCGTGAAAATAAAGTACTTACACTTGCTGAACGTGTAAACAACTGTATTATGAGACCACATTCCGGAAAACCACTTCCGCTTGACAGTAAAGAAATGGTTGCTTTTTTATCTTACTTTAAATGGATCAGCAAATTTGTTCCTAAAGATGGTGATTTTAAGGGAGCAAAAAATTTAGAAATTGAATTCTCAGATGTGGCTGCAAGCCCCGAAAGAGGAAAAGCATTATTTGTTGAAAATTGTGCCCGTTGTCACGGAAACAATGGCGAAGGACAATACAATGCTGATAAATCAGGATATATATACCCACCACTTTGGGGCGAATATGGATATCAGCCCGGGTCAAGTATGCACCGCGTTATTAAGCAAGCGCAATGGCTAAAAAGCAATATGCCATACGACAAAGTAACTCCGGGAAAACCTTATCTTACAGACAAAGAAGCTTTTGATATTGCCGCATTTGTAAATGATGACAAAATACATTCAAGACCTAATCCAAAAACGTTTGATTATCCAAATAAAATGGGCAAACCAATCGATTATTCTCACGGTCCTTTTAGTGATAATTTTTCTGAAGAACAGCATAAATATGGCCCTTACAAACCCATTATTGCGTATTGGAAAAAACAAGGATGGAAAGCCGTTTACTAAAATCAAAATACAAGACTATTTAACCTGAATATAAAATAAAATGAAACTAAACCTTAATAACAAGCCCCTTTTAAGCAGGATATTGCTAATCTGTGTTTTTACAATCAGCATTCCATTAACTGCCCAAATAAAATATACAGACGGAAACGACAGCTGGAATCCTAACCAATTAGGAAATCATCGCGTTGTAGTCGCTTTTTCCGGCACAGGAAATGTAGCAAAAGCTACAATTGAATGGCGAAGAAGAGATGAAAATCCGGAGCTTAAAAAAATTATTGTTCAGGACGCAGCCGGAAAGGATATTCAAAATGTAAATACTGCCAATATCAATAAAGAAAGCGGAACAGTTTACTTTGAACCCGTTTCAGGAAAAGGAACTTATTATGTTTACTATATGCCTTATGTTGACGAAGGTACGTCAAATTACCCTAAAGGAATTTACGCTAAACCAGACCAGAAAACTGATGCACAATGGGCTGCTAAAATCAAATCTAATTTAGCCGATAATTGTACTGTTACAGAAATTCAGAGTATAAATGCTTTCAACAGTTTTTATCCTATGGAAGTAATTGCAACAGCAGCTGAAACTAAAGCTATAATTGCAAAAAACAGTGGAAATACCTTTTTAGTTTTTCCGGAAGACCGCCTACATTCGATCAGAATGAAATCTGATTTACCCCAAAGATGGATTCAAAAAGGCATTCAGAATAGTTTTTCTGATACTGCAATGAAAGGAGAATATTTAGCTTTTCAATTAGGCGTTTATGCACTTGAAGATCTAAAAAATGTAAAAGTGACTTTTTCTAATTTAATCAGTAGTAACGGAGCATTAATTGAAGCAAAAAACATCAGCTGCATTAATACAGACGGAGTTAAATATGACGGAACTCCTTTTGCCGCAAATGTTTCTGTTTCTAAAGGAAAAATACAAGCGATGTGGTGTGGTATTGATGTGCCTCAAACTGCCGCAGCAGGAACCTATACCGGAAAAGCTACTGTTGTTGCTGACGGAAAACCAAGAGAAATTACATTAGAAATAAAAGTATCTAATGAAGTAACTAAAAATGGTGGAATCGACAGTCCGGAAAAAATGACACGTTTAAAATGGTTAAACTCAACTTTAGCTCAGGAAAATACTGTTATTGCTCCTTACATTCCGTTAAACGTAAAGGGTTCTGAAATTTCTTTATTAGGAAGAAAACTAACATTGGCCTCAAACGGATTTCCGGCACAAATACAAACTTTCTTCACGCCTGAGATGACTACTTTGGGTACTAAAGCAAATGATATTCTAACTGCTCCAATAGCATTTCATTTTGTTGATGCAGCAGGAAAAGAAGTAACAGACTGGAAAAATACAGGAATTAATTTCACTAAAAAAGAAGCAGGAACAGTGGCATGGCAAAATACATCTATATCAAAATCAGTTCAGATGGATGTAAATGCAGCTATCGAGTTTGATGGTTTTGTACACTATATTGTTAAAGTTACAGCACTTGAAGATGTTTCTTTTAATGATATTAACTTCCAGTTGCCAATGCAGCCATCAGCTTCAAAATATATGATGGGATTAGGTCAAAAAGGAGGCGATCGTCCTGCAACTTTTGACTGGAAATGGGATGTAGCACATAAAAGTCAGGATGGAGCATGGATAGGAAATGTAAATTCAGGTTTGCAATTTTCTTTAAGAGACGAAAAATACAGCCGTCCGTTAAATACCAATTTCTATTTACAAAAACCTTTATTGTTACCAACTTCATGGGGTAATGAAAATAAAGGCGGAATTACCATTACACCAAACCAAAAGTCAGTTTTGGTAAATGCGTATAGCGGTGCAAGAACAATGAAAAAAGACGATGTGTTGTATTATAACTTCAATTTATTAATTACACCATTCCACACCATCAATACCGATTTTCAATGGGATACGAAGTTTTACCACAAATACAGCCCAATCGATACAATTGCAAAAACCGGAGCAACGGTAATCAATATTCACCACGCCAATGCAATTAATCCTTATATCAATTATCCTTTTATCGAATATAAAAAGATGAAAACCTATATCGATGAAGCACATGAAAAAGGATTAAAAGTAAAAATATACAATACCGTTAGAGAGGTTTCTAACAAAGCTTATGAAACTTTTGCTCTAAAAAGCTTAGGGCATGAAATCTATTCGCCAGGAAAAGGAGGCGGATTCTCATGGTTACAGGAACACGTTGGAGACGATTATATCGCGGCATGGTTTGTACCTGAAATTAAAGATGCTGCAATCGTAAACAGTGGTATGAACCGTTGGCATAACTACTACGTAGAAGGAATGAACTGGTTAACACAAAACGTTGGCATTGACGGTATTTATCTTGATGATGTTGCTTTTGACAGAATCACCATGAAACGTATCAAACGTGTACTTACACAAGATGGTCATCCGGGAATTATTGATTTACACAGTGCAAACCAATACAACAAAAGTGATGGTTTTAACAATAGTGCCAACTTATACATGGAGCACTTTCCTTACATCAATAAATTATGGTTTGGAGAATATTTTGATTACCAAAAAAATCAGCCTGACTTTTTCTTAACTGAAGTAAGTGGAATTCCTTTCGGATTAATGGGCGAAATGCTTCAGGATGGAGGAAATCCCTGGAGAGGAATGGTTTACGGAATGACCAACAGATTACCTTGGAGTGACAATGCAGATCCGAGACAAATCTGGAAATTATGGGATTCTTTCGGAATCAAAGGCTCTGAAATGATTGGATACTGGAGCGAAAATTGTCCGGTAAAAACAACAAATGACAAAGTATTGGCAACCGTTTACAAAAAGAACGGAACAGCTTTAATTTCTATTGCAAGCTGGGCTGATTCTGATACAAAAGTAAAACTGAACATTGACTGGAAAAAACTAGGAATCAACCCTGCAAAAGCGACGATTACAGCTCCTGAAGTACTTAATTTTCAGCCTGCACAAACATTCAATGCAAAAGATGAAATTCCGGTATCAAAAGGAAAAGGCTGGCTATTGATTGTGAAGTAATCGGTAGCTAAACAACATAACTAAAAATTTTAATGCCACAGATTTCACTGATTAACACAGATTATTTTTACTCCTATATAGTTTAAAAAATCGTTCTAATCCCTGAAATCTGTGGCAAAAAATAACCAAAATAAAGCGCTCCATCATGAAACTTAAACCTTTCTTATCAGTACTACTTCTTGGAAGCCTCTTTGTCACTGCACAAAACAAAACAACCGTAAAAGAATACAAAAAAGTTTTTACAACCTATCCGTTTTCTGATCCTGATCCGATTCCAAAACCCAATACCAAATTTTATCCTTACTTCCGTTTCGACGGATTTACAGATAAACCGGTTCAAAAGGAATGGAAAGTAATCGAGATTGAAAACGATTATATCAAACTGATGATTCTGCCGGAAATTGGCGGAAAAGTATGGTCTGCGACTGAAAAATCAACTGGAAAAGACTTTGTTTACAATAATCATGTAATCAAATTTAGAGATATTGCCATGCGCGGTCCCTGGACCAGTGGTGGTGTTGAGGGTAATTACGGAATTATTGGGCATACACCAAATTGTGCTACACCAGTTGATTATAAAATTATAACCAGAGAAGACGGAAGCATTAGTTGTGTTATTGGCGTTTTAGATCTTCTAACCCGAACTTCGTGGAAACTAGACATCAATTTACCAAAAGACAAAGCCTATTTTACCACAAACTCATTTTGGTCTAATTCAACCGAATTAGATCAGCCATATTATACCTGGATGAATACCGGAATAAAAGCAGCCGGAAATTTACAATTTATCTATCCAGGACAATCCTATATTGGACATAACGGAGAACATAATGCCTGGCCAATTGATAAAGAGAATGGCAAAGATTTATCTTTCTATAAAAACAACGATTTTGGAGGTTACAAATCCTATCATGTTTTCGGAAAATATGATGATTTCTTTGGAGGATACTGGCATGACGAAGATTTCGGGATGGGAAGATATGGAAACCACGATGACAAGCCCGGTAAAAAAATATGGATCTGGGGATTGTCTCAGCAAGGAATGATTTGGGAAAAATTATTAACAGACACCGACGGGCAATATGTAGAAGTACAAAGCGGAAGATTATTCAATCAGGCGAGTGAAGGCAGTAACTTAACCCCTTTTAAACAGCGCTCATTTGCTCCCAATCAAACCGATATCTGGACAGAATACTGGTTTCCGGTAAAACAGACCAAAGGTTTTGTAAAAGCTAATAATTATGGCTCCGTAAATATAAAAAACGAAAATGGCTGGTTAAAAATTTATTTCTCACCGCTTCAAAAGACAAATGAAAAAATTGAAGTTTTTGATAACGATAAAAAAATCTATTCAAAAGATATCGCTGTAAATACATTACAAGTATTCAAAGATTCCATTCAGGTCGCTGTTAATGAAAACAAGTTAAGATTGACCATTGGCGGAAACAAACTGGTTTGGAATTCAGCTCCCGAAGACGGAAATATTAACCGCCCGGTAGAAATACCACAAAACTTTGATCACAATTCAGTTTACGGATTATATCTGCAGGGAAAAAACTACATCAGTTTTAAAGATTACAAACAGGCAGAAGAAAAATTAAATGCCTGTCTGAAAAAAGATTCAAACTTCGCTCCTGCTCTATCTGCTTTGGCCTCTTTACAAATTAGAAAATTTGAATATAAAGAAGCTGTTGCCTCAGCAAGGAAAGCGCTGGCAATCGATACATACGATTCGGCTGCAAACTATTATTATGCTTTGGCTAATTTTCATTTAGGAAATACTACCGATGCAAAAGATGGTTTTGATATTGCCGCTGCCGGAGTTGAGTTTAGAAGTGCTGCTTATACCTCATTAAGCAAAATATATTTAGCCGAAAATGATTTAGCAAAAGCAGCAGAATATGGCGAAAAAAGTCTGCTAAACAATCAATATAATTTAGAAGGTTTACAATTGCTTGCCGTAATATACCGCCTGCAAAATAATACCACCAAAGCACATGAAGCATTAGCAAAAATAAATACTATTGATCCTTTAAATCATTTTGCTGATTTCGAAAAATTCCTTTGGGAAAAATCAGAAGCATCAAAAGGTAACTTCACTTCGATGATCCGAAATGAAATGCCGGAACAAACCTACCTTGAATTAGGTATCTGGTATCAGCAATTAGGATTAAACGATGATGCAAAAAAAGTCTTCTCGATAGCAGAACCAAGTGCCGAAATTATTTATTGGAATGCCTATTTAGAAAACAAAACGGTCGACATAAGCAAAATCAAACCGGGAACCAGTTTTCCTTTTAGAACTGAAACTGCAGAAATCCTGAAAAAGCTAATTAAAACCAACGATCAGCACCAGTTAAAATATCATCTGGCATTGATTGAGTGGAATCATAATGATATTTCAGAAGCTAAAGAATTGTTCCAACAATGCGGAACAAAACCAAATGATCCGGCTTTTTATGCTGCAAAAGCTTCTTTGTTTAAAGACGAGCCTGCTTTAGTAACAGCTAGTTTACAGCAAGCGATAAAACTTGATCCTCAAGGTTGGAGATATCAAAAATTACTGGCAGAACATTATATTGCCCAAAAACAATTTGATAAAGCACTTGCTACAACAGAATCGTTTTACAAAACGCATAAAGAGAATTATCTGATGGGGATGTTGTATGCCAAATCCTTATTACTGAATAAAAAATATGCAACAGCTGATGCATTCTTGACTAAGCTGGAAATTCTTCCTTTTGAAGGTGCAACAGCCGGTAGACAATTGTATCATGAAGCCAAATTAATGCAGGCTCTGGCAGAAATGAAAAACAAACAATACAAAAAAGCATTACAATTTATTGCCGATGCCAAATTGTGGCCGCAAAATCTGGGCGTTGGAAAACCATATGATGAAGATATTGACGAAAGACTGGAAAATTGGATGGATTATCAATGTTATACCAGTCTTGGTAATACAGAAACAGCAAATAAATCATTACAGAAAATAATCGCTTTCAATCCAAAAGTAGACAATACAGTAATGAATTTTTTACCGGCAAATCAATTGATCTCTGCATGGGCAATCGAAAAAACGTCTTCTGCAAATGAAGCTGAAAAGTGGTTACAAAATCAGGCCCGTTTATATCCGGCAAATAAAATTATCCAATGGTGTTTGCAGGTTTATAAAAATAAACAATCCGATAGTTTGACAGCAGATGAAAAAGATGGCGAAGTTCGAATTATCGAAAAACTTTAAAAAATGTATTAAAAGTACATTACAATTAGCTGTACTTTTAAACCATAAAACAATCATTTAAAATCAAAAAAATGAATAACCTTTTCTTAAAATGTACTCTTTTTGGACTTGCCCTATTGGCGGGTCAAAATACAGAGGCACAAAACGCAGACAAGAGCAAAGATGAATTGTCTGTTTATCGAGTTACTGCTCAAAAAGTTCACGATTTAGTTCACACCAAACTTGACGTATCCTTTGATTATGGCAAAAGATACCTGTATGGGAAAGCATGGCTGACTTTAAAACCACATTTCTATGAAACCGATTCACTTACGCTAGACGCAAAAGGAATGGATTTTAAAGAAATTGCAATTATTGAAGGAAACAAAAAAACACCTTTAAAATATACGTATGACAATGAGCAGCTTTTTATTGGCTTAAACAAAAAATACAAAAGCACGGAGAAATTCACTATTTACATTGGTTACACCGCAAAACCAGATGAATTAAAAGCAAAAGGAAGCGCTGCAATAACAGATGCAAAAGGATTGTATTTTATAAATCCGGATGGAAAAGATGACAAACCAATCCAGATCTGGACACAAGGAGAAACGGAATCTTCATCGGCCTGGTTTCCAACAATCGACAAACCAAATCAGAAAACAACTTCTGAAATTGCGATGACTGTTGATGCAAAATATGTAACCTTATCTAACGGTAAACTGGCTTCACAAAAAGTCAATTCAAACGGAA
The sequence above is drawn from the Flavobacterium sp. N2038 genome and encodes:
- a CDS encoding aryl-sulfate sulfotransferase, with the translated sequence MIKKIVLKWHFILVLLAFASCSKNQGGITNINIGTHSNNELKIQIDVTTKDNAQVFAEYWSDKKGIKNKITSPISKIGLKHSLVLCNITPETNYSYQLITVQDGEKIPSKIYTFKSRKLPEWLQKQFKANCPKPELLPQNFKRGFMLLAKRETPGTAYIVDYQGNLRWYHTLEGTGFKVTHFTKEQTILSILGTNDEPTSYGSEILEINLQGDTLTHIKKGQADLKQAIHHEIIKKSANEIVTITVDQKIMDLTSIGGKKQDTINGDGILILDKKGKQLWKWSVFDDLDPLKDKNILKTKKDWTHANSLNYDTDGNFLISFYNNGQIWKVNSKTGKVIWKLGKGGTMKMAPDTNFSQAHAAHIDQEGSLLFFDNGVEKKQSSVFALKIDEKGNSVKLDFQIKLPKDIYNDRMGSAYMIDKDAFLVCCSKRHITVLTNKKGVLLWALESEIPPYRTIFIPEEKLKPFLQN
- a CDS encoding DUF5107 domain-containing protein, whose translation is MKLKPFLSVLLLGSLFVTAQNKTTVKEYKKVFTTYPFSDPDPIPKPNTKFYPYFRFDGFTDKPVQKEWKVIEIENDYIKLMILPEIGGKVWSATEKSTGKDFVYNNHVIKFRDIAMRGPWTSGGVEGNYGIIGHTPNCATPVDYKIITREDGSISCVIGVLDLLTRTSWKLDINLPKDKAYFTTNSFWSNSTELDQPYYTWMNTGIKAAGNLQFIYPGQSYIGHNGEHNAWPIDKENGKDLSFYKNNDFGGYKSYHVFGKYDDFFGGYWHDEDFGMGRYGNHDDKPGKKIWIWGLSQQGMIWEKLLTDTDGQYVEVQSGRLFNQASEGSNLTPFKQRSFAPNQTDIWTEYWFPVKQTKGFVKANNYGSVNIKNENGWLKIYFSPLQKTNEKIEVFDNDKKIYSKDIAVNTLQVFKDSIQVAVNENKLRLTIGGNKLVWNSAPEDGNINRPVEIPQNFDHNSVYGLYLQGKNYISFKDYKQAEEKLNACLKKDSNFAPALSALASLQIRKFEYKEAVASARKALAIDTYDSAANYYYALANFHLGNTTDAKDGFDIAAAGVEFRSAAYTSLSKIYLAENDLAKAAEYGEKSLLNNQYNLEGLQLLAVIYRLQNNTTKAHEALAKINTIDPLNHFADFEKFLWEKSEASKGNFTSMIRNEMPEQTYLELGIWYQQLGLNDDAKKVFSIAEPSAEIIYWNAYLENKTVDISKIKPGTSFPFRTETAEILKKLIKTNDQHQLKYHLALIEWNHNDISEAKELFQQCGTKPNDPAFYAAKASLFKDEPALVTASLQQAIKLDPQGWRYQKLLAEHYIAQKQFDKALATTESFYKTHKENYLMGMLYAKSLLLNKKYATADAFLTKLEILPFEGATAGRQLYHEAKLMQALAEMKNKQYKKALQFIADAKLWPQNLGVGKPYDEDIDERLENWMDYQCYTSLGNTETANKSLQKIIAFNPKVDNTVMNFLPANQLISAWAIEKTSSANEAEKWLQNQARLYPANKIIQWCLQVYKNKQSDSLTADEKDGEVRIIEKL
- a CDS encoding c-type cytochrome; the encoded protein is MKKIILIGLFSALPIVVFNSCTKSNSQTLAAKIVEQEDEGYITVDTSKIPDDQFGESVRYGRELMMKTAYYIGPDGKNGKYLGNKMNCTNCHQDAGTKPHAFNLLSSHDNYPQYRGRENKVLTLAERVNNCIMRPHSGKPLPLDSKEMVAFLSYFKWISKFVPKDGDFKGAKNLEIEFSDVAASPERGKALFVENCARCHGNNGEGQYNADKSGYIYPPLWGEYGYQPGSSMHRVIKQAQWLKSNMPYDKVTPGKPYLTDKEAFDIAAFVNDDKIHSRPNPKTFDYPNKMGKPIDYSHGPFSDNFSEEQHKYGPYKPIIAYWKKQGWKAVY
- a CDS encoding glycoside hydrolase domain-containing protein, which codes for MKLNLNNKPLLSRILLICVFTISIPLTAQIKYTDGNDSWNPNQLGNHRVVVAFSGTGNVAKATIEWRRRDENPELKKIIVQDAAGKDIQNVNTANINKESGTVYFEPVSGKGTYYVYYMPYVDEGTSNYPKGIYAKPDQKTDAQWAAKIKSNLADNCTVTEIQSINAFNSFYPMEVIATAAETKAIIAKNSGNTFLVFPEDRLHSIRMKSDLPQRWIQKGIQNSFSDTAMKGEYLAFQLGVYALEDLKNVKVTFSNLISSNGALIEAKNISCINTDGVKYDGTPFAANVSVSKGKIQAMWCGIDVPQTAAAGTYTGKATVVADGKPREITLEIKVSNEVTKNGGIDSPEKMTRLKWLNSTLAQENTVIAPYIPLNVKGSEISLLGRKLTLASNGFPAQIQTFFTPEMTTLGTKANDILTAPIAFHFVDAAGKEVTDWKNTGINFTKKEAGTVAWQNTSISKSVQMDVNAAIEFDGFVHYIVKVTALEDVSFNDINFQLPMQPSASKYMMGLGQKGGDRPATFDWKWDVAHKSQDGAWIGNVNSGLQFSLRDEKYSRPLNTNFYLQKPLLLPTSWGNENKGGITITPNQKSVLVNAYSGARTMKKDDVLYYNFNLLITPFHTINTDFQWDTKFYHKYSPIDTIAKTGATVINIHHANAINPYINYPFIEYKKMKTYIDEAHEKGLKVKIYNTVREVSNKAYETFALKSLGHEIYSPGKGGGFSWLQEHVGDDYIAAWFVPEIKDAAIVNSGMNRWHNYYVEGMNWLTQNVGIDGIYLDDVAFDRITMKRIKRVLTQDGHPGIIDLHSANQYNKSDGFNNSANLYMEHFPYINKLWFGEYFDYQKNQPDFFLTEVSGIPFGLMGEMLQDGGNPWRGMVYGMTNRLPWSDNADPRQIWKLWDSFGIKGSEMIGYWSENCPVKTTNDKVLATVYKKNGTALISIASWADSDTKVKLNIDWKKLGINPAKATITAPEVLNFQPAQTFNAKDEIPVSKGKGWLLIVK